A window of Amia ocellicauda isolate fAmiCal2 chromosome 20, fAmiCal2.hap1, whole genome shotgun sequence genomic DNA:
ATGACAGGCACTTTATTACCGACTACCGCTTGTTAACTACGCACTGGTGCTCAGGTTAGATATGTGATTATGTATCCTATGAGTCTATGCAGGCAAGCCCTTTCAGACgagaaataaaaacagagaaaaactgaaaacacaaccaaaaagaaaacaaaaaacaaaaaaataaccaacaaacaaaaataaaccccaatagaattaaatgtttttaagtcTATGGATTttcatggaaaaacaaaaaactaggTGGTTTCACAGTGTCAATGGGACTAGACATGCTGACGGCCTGTGTGCTGGGCTAATGCGGTGTGGTTTGTGATACAACTCGATGGAGTCGTAGCTGCACTCTCTCTAGCcgcacagacacagactcagTAGCGCTCCACGGGAGACTAGCCAGCTGCTCGGTGCACCAGTCACTCTAGCATGCGGCGGAAACTGACTACTTCTATAGACTCTGAGAGGACAGTACACACAGATGACAATGACAGAATGACAGCTACAGTTAAGTCACGCCACAGGCAATCACAACGGCTCATGCACTAAGATCAACAAGTTTAAAATTTTACAAACTAGGCTTGATCTCCATGATGTGAGCCACGTGAGGCCCTGAAACCTGACTGCCTTCATTCCCACCAGTCCGCCTACTCCTCCTTCTCTCACTGTCGGCCTTTTCAACCTTTGATTTTATAGGCGCTGCCTCAGTTTTCGAGTATCTAGCAGACCTCGGTGTAATGGACGGTTGGCATACTTGAGCGGCTTCGGACAATGACGTGTTCCTTGACGTGCTGTCTTCATCGTCTGACAGTTCTGACTGCATCTTTTTTTCTTCATCAGAAAGGCGATCCACAAGTTTTAATGTCTCACCACTAATACTCTTAAAGTATTCAATGGAGCGTTTACAGACCTCACTCAAGTGGTCTCGGCCTGTTTTAGTGGCTGGGGCCGTGCTACAGCTAGATCTGTCTTTAACAGGTAGTCTGGAAGGTACCTGTTTTGATTTTTCCTTCTCAATCTTTCCTGACCGGGACACAATGTGAACTGTAATAGGAGGACTAACATTACCCTTTGTGACATCTTTAACTGGAATTCTAGACCTGGGTTCTACAGATGTAGTAATATCTATTATTTTCCTGCCCTCAGTTTTAACACAATTTTTTAGGTTATGCTTCCCTGCTTTCTGAGCTGGAGTTTGTATACGTGATGCTGGATTGGAGGCCTTAATTGGCAACCTTGATTTTGGCAGCTTCACTTCAGTGTCCATCAATTTATTCATGTCTCTGCTTTGCTCCCATTGCTTGCTATTTTCCTTTAGCTTCTCTGACTCGCTAAAGAATAAAGCATCTATCGTACTAACCTTCTGAACAGAGGGCTCGGGGGCTGACTGTAAATTAAACACAACACTACTGCACTGAATGTAATTTGCTTCTATGTTTGAAGAGTCaaagttattgttgttattgaaatTATCTGTTGGAAACAGCGTTCTCTCTGGCAACTTCCTGAGGTCAGTCATTTTGATAGGCTTAGTTTCCACATGCATTTCTAGGTCTGAACTTTCTGAGATATGATTATCTGATGTTTCAGCTTTAGAATCAGTCACTTCCACTGAACCAGCATCTTTTTTCATTGTGATGGAAGCAGCAATTCCCATTTTAATGGGGGTACGTAATTTAGAATCAACTTTGGAGGCAGTAATAGTACATGAAGACATCTCCACTATGTTGTCAGCAGAAGATGTGTCCAGACAGTAAGTGCTGGTCTGAATAATATCACACTCAACTGTTTTACTGTCTGCAGGGGCTTCTACCTTTATTTCTATCAGGGATTCTCCCGACAGTGGCTCTGCTACAACTGCACCTGTCTTTTTAACCCCTTCCCCTTTGTCCCCTGACTTCCCTTCAGAAGTATGCTCACCAATCTGAAAAAACTGAAGTCTTTCTTCAACAAAATCCCGCTTGCTCATGTCAATTGCCCCACTGCGAGTCATCTCAAACATCTTCCCTTCATGAAACGGGAAGGGATTGGGCTCACTAGTTGGAGTGCTTTCGTCAGTTGGGGTTCTGGCAGGGGTTGTATCTGGTGTAGTTGCTTGAGACCTGTCCTCTACAGCTAAGCCAAAAGGCTTGGGCTCGTCATCTTTTATTCTAGCATCAAAAACTTCATCATCGCCTCCTTTGCTTGACCAAGGATCAAAGTCCAAGCTTTTGGTTGCAACTGTTTTAAACGGGGTGGCAAACTCCTCCTCTAATTTGTAGCTAAAGTAAGAATCAGGAAATCCCTGTCTATCAGGGTGTCTTCCTTCTAAGGTGTAGTTCAGGCCATCCTGTTCTTCTTCTGTTTTATTGTCCGAGTCACcttttgtttcatttgcaaCCTTACCCTCTTCCTCAATGACTTCAAGCTTCGTTTGACTAAAAGAGCGATCGCATGGCTTCAAAATGCCCTCTGTTGCCCATATATCTTTTTTACCCTCAATGGGCAGGCTACACGGCTTGGGATCTTGTTCACTTAAGCCATCATCTTCATCTTGTAGGTCATATCCATCCAGAGAATCAATTTCGGTAGCATCAGTGTCATGTGAAAACTCGGCAGTTGTTGCAATAGAACAGTCTGTTATCGATTGGTCATTCCCATTTTGTTCAAATTCAAAATCGTCCCCTTTTCCAGCACCATTGGGGCTAGATTCCTTGTAGTTTCCATTCCTCTCTTGCTTTTTAGGTTTGGATTTCTGCTCctgctccttctcctcctccgaGATCTTGAAGGTGTACTTCTTGAAAGGAATGGGTTGAAAAACTGATTCATCGTCACTCGAAGAGCTGTCATCTGCGCCAGGTGGAAGAGGAGACGGCGGCTGAACTCTTATAACAGGTTCAGCAAGTAGATGCTTATCATGTTCCTCCTGAAGATTGACTTCCATCATTTCCATCTCTGTTTCCGATGAAGGACATGACCCTTTTTTTTCAGCATCTGATTGTTCGGAATCCAGTGGAGGGGGTGGAGGAAATTCGATATAGGCAACTCTTTTGTCCTTTATTCTTTTTCCAGACTCTTTGTTGTCATTTGTGGGCTCAGAGGTGGGTAGCTTATTCCTTTCCGGTGGAGATTCCTTAAAGGAAAATGGTTTGCTTTGTTCCTCCTCCTCAGATTCTTCGGAAACTTCGGGGATCGGACTTGGTTTGCCTGGTATAAAAGCTATCAGTGAATCTGGTGTTCTGGAGGTAAGGTCATAGCTCACCTCCTCAGAACTGGGAGTCTCAGGTGTTAAGGGACTTTTCCCAGAGCTGTCCAGAAATGAAACCTGTTCCAGGGTGTCATCTTCAGGGCTACCTTGTGGAGATGGTGGTTGTTTCTGTTTAACTGTAATAAAAGCTCCCCTTGTCTCCTGCACAGTCCGACTTTCCTGACTAACTATTTTTTTGTATGATCCCTGCTGTCCACCTGTCGTTTCTTTTTCATACTGCTTGCCTACTTGAAAAATACTAACATAGACAGGCAAGGTTTTAATATCTTTGAATTTTTCAGCAGTTACTAATGGTGCTACTTTCTCCATATACTCTATCGGACTGGCATCAACATAATCATTTGAGAAAGAGTCTTTCATAGGACTACATTCTAATGAATCGGGAGATTTGCTTGTGGAAGACTCCATCTCATCCCTAGTTTCAGAACTACCCTGAGATCTGTTCTTACCTAAGGCAGGTATTTGTGACCCACTTCTTTTTGAGGGTTTAGTAAGTGTTTCTGGCTTTGACCTTTTGGACTGGTCATTGTCTGATACACTAGATGACATTCTGACTGGGATCTGCGATGGACTTAGTTccacctttttttttaaggtcTTGGTTCGTGCGTCACCCATGCTGTCAACATCTTCCCGAATTACAAGTTCTGTATAGATAATTTGTTTTGATGGGGAACATATTGTAGATTCTTTAGCAGGAGACCCATTTGTTTGTTGGTCAGTTTCTCTACTATCACTATCACTGCTCTCTTTTAATGAATCATGaacaagtgtgtgtgttattttctcCTTTTGTGCCTTGTAGTTTGAATTCCCTTGGTTTTCCCAAGtcctgaagatttttttttccatatctCCATTTGAATTGGGATCCTTCCCATTTGCTCCTTGTAAATGCTTAGGAGACGTAGTTTCCGACATGTGTTTGTGTTGGTCACTTGATTGTATTTGAGCAACCGAAGAACTCTGGGACTTAACAGTGTCAGTGCTTTGTGAAGGGGCGACTTTGACTTTCTCACTATCTACATCTTGCCTAAGAGTCACACCTTCATCTGTGTTATCTGTTGATTTTGGAGTCTTTGCTCCAGTAAAAGGCTGATATATTGGAAGCTTGCTTTCCTGCAGTTTTTTCACAGGGGTTTTTGTCTGCCCACACTGTGGACCTTTTTCTTGCGTCTGCTGAAACTGATCTGGTTCAAATTTTTGTCTTACAGAACTCACTTTTGATGGCTGTAGTTGAAAAGGTTGGGAAGCCTCACCTGCCTTGTTTTGTGGAACACTATCTCCCTGTTTCACTGTGTCATCTGTAAACCGAGAAAACACTCGTCTTTCGGGGCTGTTTGGCAAGCTCGCACACTTCCTTTCATTAGAGCTGCCAAATAACTTGCCCATGGACGGTTCTCTTAGCTTTGCCTTACCCCATTCCTCACTACTTGCTCCATTTTTATGCTGCACCTTTTCAGGGCTGCTGCTGGTAGAACTAGGCCCAGACCGTGTTTCTCTGGAATCTTTTTTGTGGGGCTTCTTCTCTGGAGACTGAAGCTCATCATTCAGTTTCTCTGTTTTGTCACGAAAAAACTGAGAAACCTCATTCAGTTTTTCTTCTGCTTCCTTTACAGTCCGATCTACTCTGTCTTCATATATGAGTTTTTCTCTATTCCTGTCAAGCCTGTCTTCGGTGAAACGCATCCACACAGCATGCTTTGGGCTACCAGGCTCTGCAGTATAGTGCAGGACTGTTAGCTTGTCATAGTGCTCATCCTTATTAGCAATTTTACCTGCTCCATTCCCCGATGCATCCCTTGAAGACTTCAAAAGGAATTCTTTCTTGGGGGCGGAGGACATTTTTTCACTGTAATAACTCTCTGCTCCCTGTGTCTCTGAGCTTAGGGCATGTGGCTGGTCCGTCACAGAGTCCTCTGTGTCAGAATGAGATATgtctaacttttcagaatgcaGCATTTTTTCTGCAAACCTGTATGACTCTCCCCTTAGCTCTGATAACTCATCGTCATGATACTCAACAGAGTGCTGGCTTAatagttttaatgttttatatgaatCATCAGAGATTAGTTGTGCAGAACTAGGACGACTATCTTCTTCCTGCGATACAGGAGTATTCACTCTGGATGATTCCAAATAGGAAGGAAGTGACTCTTCAGCAGTAagctcctcctcttcctgttGTGCCTCATAATCAACATCTACCTTGTCTGTCAGTTCCCTGCCTCCATGATCCCCCTGCAAATGCTCTTTCtgataaacatacatttctttCTCGGGGTGCTTTTTTGTCTCGCGAATGATAACTTCAGTCGGTTCAGTCTTGTTGCCTTTTTCAATATGAACCTCAATTATTCTTTCGACTTTGGGCTTTGCTTTTATATCTTTTTCAGCATGTCTTGGTGAAGTTTCACCTCCTTTGATAGAATCGCTGGTAGTCTTGTGCTCAAATAAGCCAGCTAGCTCTTTGGAGGGATCCCTACCTGACTGGAATGCTTTCATTATGTCACGGACAGACATTGTTTCCTCGATTCGTTCAGAGGTGGCCTCTTTGCTGGGGGGTTTATGGTAGACCATTCGGGTAGTCGTTGTGATATGGGTCTCTTCTTTAACACGCATACCTTTGCTCATAGCAGCCTTGTGATCGTCTTCCTCAGAGTTAACTTTCATCTGAAAAGCCTTAACTTTGTCTTTAATGGATCCATTCGTTTTCTGGTCTGATTCTATACACATGGGTGCTTTTGATTGCCCAGCTTCCTCCAGTTGGGATTCCTGAGTTTCATCTGTCGAGGGCTCGTAACTTCTTATAACATGGACTACCTCAGTTCGAGTTTCTGTAATTACAGGGGGAATGGGTACATCATGAAACAGTGGCTTTGGCCCCGTGCTCTCTGCACTTTGAGGAGCCGAAGGGGTCTTTTCACTCCTCGTTTCAAAGCCACTGTCTGACAGAGGACTCTTATCTTGGTCGTGCTGTGAAAAGTCATCTGGAGATTCTAATATAGAATCAGTACCAAAAACAGCATCTGCAAGTTTGCATAATTCTTTCTCAGAGGCAGAGGACCTCATGTTCGCTGGTGGCATTTTTAGTTTGTGTTCTTGCAGTGCTATCGCAGGTTTGAGGACacgtttctgtttttcttccccctctTTTTTCACCTCATCATATCTGTACTTTTTCGAAAGAGAGCTAGCACCAATCTCATTTGTCAAGTAGTCAACCACCCTTGCTAAATTAAAATCTTTGTCAgaaactgattttgttttagcTTGAACAGTTTCCATGTCATAGCTTGGAAGACATTTCCTGGCATTTTGT
This region includes:
- the ank3b gene encoding ankyrin 3b isoform X6; translated protein: MSSPGKSSIGPEPTSVKGLASSLSRTSPVTTAGSLLERSSITMTPPASPKSTVNMYSSSLPFKSVISSAAPVTSSPMKAISALSSVKSSTDAAGTPKGMLVSSLSSPVKSAVSSTETAMLNGSVSPIKYPSSSSTLLISGGTCSLQEKIHATTHAATTSVSAAIDEVEKSFSSCTAPAYAPLKSMSSSTSSAYQTMRTQSTSSIYASLRSPSSPTTSVTSATITVPVYSMVNVLPESQLKKLPETTSVTKSTAAILSPLKTMPTEARTQSQSSFSRTLSPIKSSLFISPAALKTTTTSSLSSSQEILKDVAEMKEDLIRMTAILQTDSSSTSKSFQSDTPKEPKIEDEEPFRIVEKVKEDLVKVSEILKKDALSENKDSSKDSSPEEDWVEFSRDEIEEAQQNARKCLPSYDMETVQAKTKSVSDKDFNLARVVDYLTNEIGASSLSKKYRYDEVKKEGEEKQKRVLKPAIALQEHKLKMPPANMRSSASEKELCKLADAVFGTDSILESPDDFSQHDQDKSPLSDSGFETRSEKTPSAPQSAESTGPKPLFHDVPIPPVITETRTEVVHVIRSYEPSTDETQESQLEEAGQSKAPMCIESDQKTNGSIKDKVKAFQMKVNSEEDDHKAAMSKGMRVKEETHITTTTRMVYHKPPSKEATSERIEETMSVRDIMKAFQSGRDPSKELAGLFEHKTTSDSIKGGETSPRHAEKDIKAKPKVERIIEVHIEKGNKTEPTEVIIRETKKHPEKEMYVYQKEHLQGDHGGRELTDKVDVDYEAQQEEEELTAEESLPSYLESSRVNTPVSQEEDSRPSSAQLISDDSYKTLKLLSQHSVEYHDDELSELRGESYRFAEKMLHSEKLDISHSDTEDSVTDQPHALSSETQGAESYYSEKMSSAPKKEFLLKSSRDASGNGAGKIANKDEHYDKLTVLHYTAEPGSPKHAVWMRFTEDRLDRNREKLIYEDRVDRTVKEAEEKLNEVSQFFRDKTEKLNDELQSPEKKPHKKDSRETRSGPSSTSSSPEKVQHKNGASSEEWGKAKLREPSMGKLFGSSNERKCASLPNSPERRVFSRFTDDTVKQGDSVPQNKAGEASQPFQLQPSKVSSVRQKFEPDQFQQTQEKGPQCGQTKTPVKKLQESKLPIYQPFTGAKTPKSTDNTDEGVTLRQDVDSEKVKVAPSQSTDTVKSQSSSVAQIQSSDQHKHMSETTSPKHLQGANGKDPNSNGDMEKKIFRTWENQGNSNYKAQKEKITHTLVHDSLKESSDSDSRETDQQTNGSPAKESTICSPSKQIIYTELVIREDVDSMGDARTKTLKKKVELSPSQIPVRMSSSVSDNDQSKRSKPETLTKPSKRSGSQIPALGKNRSQGSSETRDEMESSTSKSPDSLECSPMKDSFSNDYVDASPIEYMEKVAPLVTAEKFKDIKTLPVYVSIFQVGKQYEKETTGGQQGSYKKIVSQESRTVQETRGAFITVKQKQPPSPQGSPEDDTLEQVSFLDSSGKSPLTPETPSSEEVSYDLTSRTPDSLIAFIPGKPSPIPEVSEESEEEEQSKPFSFKESPPERNKLPTSEPTNDNKESGKRIKDKRVAYIEFPPPPPLDSEQSDAEKKGSCPSSETEMEMMEVNLQEEHDKHLLAEPVIRVQPPSPLPPGADDSSSSDDESVFQPIPFKKYTFKISEEEKEQEQKSKPKKQERNGNYKESSPNGAGKGDDFEFEQNGNDQSITDCSIATTAEFSHDTDATEIDSLDGYDLQDEDDGLSEQDPKPCSLPIEGKKDIWATEGILKPCDRSFSQTKLEVIEEEGKVANETKGDSDNKTEEEQDGLNYTLEGRHPDRQGFPDSYFSYKLEEEFATPFKTVATKSLDFDPWSSKGGDDEVFDARIKDDEPKPFGLAVEDRSQATTPDTTPARTPTDESTPTSEPNPFPFHEGKMFEMTRSGAIDMSKRDFVEERLQFFQIGEHTSEGKSGDKGEGVKKTGAVVAEPLSGESLIEIKVEAPADSKTVECDIIQTSTYCLDTSSADNIVEMSSCTITASKVDSKLRTPIKMGIAASITMKKDAGSVEVTDSKAETSDNHISESSDLEMHVETKPIKMTDLRKLPERTLFPTDNFNNNNNFDSSNIEANYIQCSSVVFNLQSAPEPSVQKVSTIDALFFSESEKLKENSKQWEQSRDMNKLMDTEVKLPKSRLPIKASNPASRIQTPAQKAGKHNLKNCVKTEGRKIIDITTSVEPRSRIPVKDVTKGNVSPPITVHIVSRSGKIEKEKSKQVPSRLPVKDRSSCSTAPATKTGRDHLSEVCKRSIEYFKSISGETLKLVDRLSDEEKKMQSELSDDEDSTSRNTSLSEAAQVCQPSITPRSARYSKTEAAPIKSKVEKADSERRRSRRTGGNEGSQVSGPHVAHIMEIKPSPQSPCDRTDLRMAIVADHLGLSWTELAREMNFSVDEINHIRVENPNSLTAQSFMLLKKWVSRDGKNATTDALTAVLTKINRMDIVTLLEGPIFDYGNISGTRSFADDSAVFLDQADGYNSIQMELQTPTGLCYEPPTPLWKDDVFSDQHSVDSPTRNPSRPSNLSLPLQPQSSSATTKPPKVSAEDTSLDDHRAAHQEEDSQLSQESPTSPEHGDKAGVAQGQGTFSERSRRRDERPEGSTQAGAPGSATLVGVIAEGEGSQSGSEEEEEEMTEEKLKSLLEDIRLEEGSEGQEMTEERLQAILKQVQQAEKGMSSIPGWHSETSSVNVEPPTPGRSLSSDLLDRQENSQEQSSESITSSSKEQAGKPKQNGEHVELLSGVQEPANGVKTQASKQKVQKGSVRIEEHPASEHPRSPEELSKHEPVTPASGSSKRSSWESLEDGRAGPSIKEEDTVTSEHRVQHGDGYKLKKKEVRHVEKKIHS
- the ank3b gene encoding ankyrin 3b isoform X1; translated protein: MSSPGKSSIGPEPTSVKGLASSLSRTSPVTTAGSLLERSSITMTPPASPKSTVNMYSSSLPFKSVISSAAPVTSSPMKAISALSSVKSSTDAAGTPKGMLVSSLSSPVKSAVSSTETAMLNGSVSPIKYPSSSSTLLISGGTCSLQEKIHATTHAATTSVSAAIDEVEKSFSSCTAPAYAPLKSMSSSTSSAYQTMRTQSTSSIYASLRSPSSPTTSVTSATITVPVYSMVNVLPESQLKKLPETTSVTKSTAAILSPLKTMPTEARTQSQSSFSRTLSPIKSSLFISPAALKTTTTSSLSSSQEILKDVAEMKEDLIRMTAILQTDSSSTSKSFQSDTPKEPKIEDEEPFRIVEKVKEDLVKVSEILKKDALSENKDSSKDSSPEEDWVEFSRDEIEEAQQNARKCLPSYDMETVQAKTKSVSDKDFNLARVVDYLTNEIGASSLSKKYRYDEVKKEGEEKQKRVLKPAIALQEHKLKMPPANMRSSASEKELCKLADAVFGTDSILESPDDFSQHDQDKSPLSDSGFETRSEKTPSAPQSAESTGPKPLFHDVPIPPVITETRTEVVHVIRSYEPSTDETQESQLEEAGQSKAPMCIESDQKTNGSIKDKVKAFQMKVNSEEDDHKAAMSKGMRVKEETHITTTTRMVYHKPPSKEATSERIEETMSVRDIMKAFQSGRDPSKELAGLFEHKTTSDSIKGGETSPRHAEKDIKAKPKVERIIEVHIEKGNKTEPTEVIIRETKKHPEKEMYVYQKEHLQGDHGGRELTDKVDVDYEAQQEEEELTAEESLPSYLESSRVNTPVSQEEDSRPSSAQLISDDSYKTLKLLSQHSVEYHDDELSELRGESYRFAEKMLHSEKLDISHSDTEDSVTDQPHALSSETQGAESYYSEKMSSAPKKEFLLKSSRDASGNGAGKIANKDEHYDKLTVLHYTAEPGSPKHAVWMRFTEDRLDRNREKLIYEDRVDRTVKEAEEKLNEVSQFFRDKTEKLNDELQSPEKKPHKKDSRETRSGPSSTSSSPEKVQHKNGASSEEWGKAKLREPSMGKLFGSSNERKCASLPNSPERRVFSRFTDDTVKQGDSVPQNKAGEASQPFQLQPSKVSSVRQKFEPDQFQQTQEKGPQCGQTKTPVKKLQESKLPIYQPFTGAKTPKSTDNTDEGVTLRQDVDSEKVKVAPSQSTDTVKSQSSSVAQIQSSDQHKHMSETTSPKHLQGANGKDPNSNGDMEKKIFRTWENQGNSNYKAQKEKITHTLVHDSLKESSDSDSRETDQQTNGSPAKESTICSPSKQIIYTELVIREDVDSMGDARTKTLKKKVELSPSQIPVRMSSSVSDNDQSKRSKPETLTKPSKRSGSQIPALGKNRSQGSSETRDEMESSTSKSPDSLECSPMKDSFSNDYVDASPIEYMEKVAPLVTAEKFKDIKTLPVYVSIFQVGKQYEKETTGGQQGSYKKIVSQESRTVQETRGAFITVKQKQPPSPQGSPEDDTLEQVSFLDSSGKSPLTPETPSSEEVSYDLTSRTPDSLIAFIPGKPSPIPEVSEESEEEEQSKPFSFKESPPERNKLPTSEPTNDNKESGKRIKDKRVAYIEFPPPPPLDSEQSDAEKKGSCPSSETEMEMMEVNLQEEHDKHLLAEPVIRVQPPSPLPPGADDSSSSDDESVFQPIPFKKYTFKISEEEKEQEQKSKPKKQERNGNYKESSPNGAGKGDDFEFEQNGNDQSITDCSIATTAEFSHDTDATEIDSLDGYDLQDEDDGLSEQDPKPCSLPIEGKKDIWATEGILKPCDRSFSQTKLEVIEEEGKVANETKGDSDNKTEEEQDGLNYTLEGRHPDRQGFPDSYFSYKLEEEFATPFKTVATKSLDFDPWSSKGGDDEVFDARIKDDEPKPFGLAVEDRSQATTPDTTPARTPTDESTPTSEPNPFPFHEGKMFEMTRSGAIDMSKRDFVEERLQFFQIGEHTSEGKSGDKGEGVKKTGAVVAEPLSGESLIEIKVEAPADSKTVECDIIQTSTYCLDTSSADNIVEMSSCTITASKVDSKLRTPIKMGIAASITMKKDAGSVEVTDSKAETSDNHISESSDLEMHVETKPIKMTDLRKLPERTLFPTDNFNNNNNFDSSNIEANYIQCSSVVFNLQSAPEPSVQKVSTIDALFFSESEKLKENSKQWEQSRDMNKLMDTEVKLPKSRLPIKASNPASRIQTPAQKAGKHNLKNCVKTEGRKIIDITTSVEPRSRIPVKDVTKGNVSPPITVHIVSRSGKIEKEKSKQVPSRLPVKDRSSCSTAPATKTGRDHLSEVCKRSIEYFKSISGETLKLVDRLSDEEKKMQSELSDDEDSTSRNTSLSEAAQVCQPSITPRSARYSKTEAAPIKSKVEKADSERRRSRRTGGNEGSQVSGPHVAHIMEIKPSPQSPCDRTDLRMAIVADHLGLSWTELAREMNFSVDEINHIRVENPNSLTAQSFMLLKKWVSRDGKNATTDALTAVLTKINRMDIVTLLEGPIFDYGNISGTRSFADDSAVFLDQADGYNSIQMELQTPTGLCYEPPTPLWKDDVFSDQHSVDSPTRNPSRPSNLSLPLQPQSSSATTKPPKVSAEDTSLDDHRAAHQEEDSQLSQESPTSPEHGDKAGVAQGQGTFSERSRRRDERPEGSTQAGAPGSATLVGVIAEGEGSQSGSEEEEEEMTEEKLKSLLEDIRLEEGSEGQEMTEERLQAILKQVQQAEKGMSSIPGWHSETSSVNVEPPTPGRSLSSDLLDRQENSQEQSSESITSSSKEQAGKPKQNGEHVELLSGVQEPANGVKTQASKQKVQKGSVRIEEHPASEHPRSPEELSKHEPVTPASGSSKRSSWESLEDGRAGPSIKEEDTVTSEHRVQEHRDSDSSSEEERTVTTRVFRRRVILKGEQAKNIPGESVTEEQFTDEDGNIITRKVIRKVIRRVVTSDDRERAKVKREVDSKQMPHVEEEASSKLLETQSAKEHGDGYKLKKKEVRHVEKKIHS